The genomic stretch AAATAATTTTACTGTATAAAATAATATTAGGTATAATATGTAAAATTATAATAAAAATGAAACTTCTATACTTTCGCTGATAAATACCGATGATAAAATTGTTAGAATATAGTTATAAAGATAGTTGAATTATGGAAGATATTAAACAGTATTGGAATGAATTTTTAAACATTATTAGCGAAGATGATGAGTTTACAGCTGTAGCTTTACTTAAAGGCAGTGTATTTGTTGCTGAAGAGGATAATAAGGCTGCTATTGTATGCTCAGGAGATTTTGCTGCTACTCATATAAAAAAAGACTTTTTGGGTAGAATAAAAAAATTTTTTAATGATAAATGCTCAAATAATATAGATATAGATGTAAGAGTTGATGCCGACTTTGTCAATGAACATTTAATGCCTGAAGAAGAATATCATGAAAAATCAGAAAAAACTGATAATAATGCAGAAGTATCTAACACTGTAAAAAAAGAAGTTTCTAATAATAAATCGAATTTAAATGATTATTTCAGATTTGATAACTTTATACAAGGCAATAATAACAGATATGTATTTGAAGCAGCTAAGTATGTATCATCTAATCCGGGAAAGGAGTACAATCCTTTTTATGTATACGGAAGTGTAGGCATAGGAAAAACACATTTACTTCAGGCTATAGGAAACAGCTATCTTGAAGCTAATCCTAATGCTAAAGTGCTCTATATAGACGGAAGCGGATTCAGAGATGAATATGTATCATGCCTTCAGAATAAAAAACCAGAAGTTTTTAAAAGAAAATATAAATCATTGGACATGCTTTTATTAGATGATTTACAGCTTCTTGAAAGTGCTCAGGAAACATCTAAGGAATTATTTGAAATTTTTCAGGCATTGGATAGTGCAGCAAAACAGATGGTATTTGTAAGTGATAAACCTCCTAAAGAATTGAGAAATATAGAATCAAGATTAAAAAACAGGTTTGAAAAAAGCCTTATTCTTTCAATAGAGCCTCCTCAATATGAAACAAGACTTGCTATTATAGAAAGGAAATTATTTGATTTGCATACTTCTATAGATGAGGAAGTAATGAAATATATGGCTGAAAATATTACTACAGATGTAAGAAAGATAGAGGGTGCTATAAGGGCGTATTTATCCGTTAGAGATTTGATGAAGATTACTCCAGACGTAGAGCAGTGCGAGAAAATGGGTATATTTAAAGATTATTTTACCAATAAGCCTAAATTAAAAAATGCCACTGTTAAAGAAATTAAAAAAATGGTTGCAGATTATTACGGTATAGAAATGTCTTCTTTTGAGAGCAAAGACAGAACCAAATTTATAGCGAAAGCAAGACATGTTGCTATATATTTATCATGCGAATACTCAAAAAAATCAGTTACAGAGATAGGTTTGGAGTTTAATAGAGATCATGCTTCCATAATACATGGAAGAGATAAAGTAAAAGATGAATTAAGAAGCGGTTCTCATTTATTTTCAGAAATTAATGAAATTATATCGAATATTTCATAATTTTATAGCATATTTTTAGAAAAAAATCGAAAAAATAGATTGACATTTGTCATATATTGTATATAATAAAGGAGTATTGTTAAATTAATACAATTTTTCATAAACCTCCTTATCACCCTGCTCTTTTTTATCAGGGTGATACTTTTTTAACCCTTTTTCTTTTATTCTTATAATCTATATACACAATTACATATAATATTTATACATTCTTTTTTTATAATAGTGTTAAAATAATACAGTATTTATTATATAAAATGTATTAAAACTATACATCATTTTACATAAATGTATAATATTTTAATATCTAGTTTTTTATATATAATATTTCGCTTTTAATAAGCATAACTTTTCAATAATATTATAAAAATATATAGTTTTATAATACATATTATACATTTGTTTGAGTTATTTGATGTTTTTTACAATCTTTTTATTTATAAAAAAATAACTAATATTGGCACATTTTTTGCATATATATTGACGTATGCCTGATTAAAGATTTTAGGCAGTAATAATAAATATCCATTAAAGGAGATTAAATGGAAGAAGAAATAAAAGAAACGAATGAAAGCGGTGATAAAGAGGATATTAATAAAGAGAATAATGAAGAATTGGAAAATAATAATGAAGAGAATAAAGAAAGTAGCAATGAAGAAGCTGCTAATGATGAAGTATCAGAATTAAAGAAAAAAGTAGAGGAGCTGCAGCAGGAAGCTTCTGATATGAAAAATAAATATATGTACGCTATGGCAGAAGCAGAGAATATCAGAAAGAGAACAGCTAAAGAAAAAACAGATGCAATAAAAAGAGCAAATAAAGGATTATTATTATCGCTTTTAACTTTCATGGATAATTTTGAAAGAGCTTTAAAAGCTGGTGAAAAAGATGAGAATATACAAGGCACTGAATACTATAAAGGTATAGAGTTGATACATAAACAGTTTATAGACTTTATGCATGACAATGGAGTTTCTGAAATAGAGTCTTTAGGAGAAGAGTTTGACCCTAATATACATGAAGCATTAACTATGATAGAAGTTCCAGATCTTGATAAAGAAAAAGTTGTTGAAGTTTATGCTAAAGGATATAAATTGAATGATGAACTTTTGAGAACAGCTAAGGTAGTAGTGGGAAAACCTCCTGCGGCACCTAAAGAGTAAATAAATTAATTAGGAGATTTTATGGCACATATTCAACTTTTTAGAGCTTATTACGAGCCGAAAGCAGACAAAAAAGAAAGTATACAGCATATAAACAGAGTTCTTCAGGATTTGACTGATGCGATTAACAATCACATCAAAGATAAAGAAGTAATCAATGTAGACCTTACTACTTCGCATTTGGGTAATGGTCATACTGAATATGTTGTTAGTGTTCTGACGAAAGACTGACAATAAAATATATAACAAACAATCTTTATACTAATATTAATTTACAATATTAAAAAATATTAATTAAATAATTAAAAGGAGAAATTTATATGAGTAAAATAATTGGAATAGATTTAGGAACAACAAATTCATGTGTATCAGTAATGGAAGGCGGAAAACCTGTAGTAATAACAAACAGTGAAGGAAATAGAACAACACCTTCTATAGTAGCATTCACAAATAAAGGTGAAGTATTAGTAGGTCAGCCTGCTAAAAACCAAATGGTAACTAACCCAGAAAATACAATATTTTCTATTAAACGTTTTATGGGAAACACTTATGCTGAAGTATCAGAAGAACGTTCAAGAATGCCTTATACAGTTATAGAAGATGGCGGAAAAGTAAAAATCAAAACTTTGGAAGGAAATTTCACTCCTCAAGAGATAAGTGCTAGAATACTTCAAAAGATGAAACAAACAGCAGAAGAGTATTTAGGCGAAACAGTAACTGACGCTATTATTACAGTACCTGCATACTTTAATGACAGTCAAAGACAATCTACTAAAGATGCTGGACGTATTGCTGGACTTAATGTATTAAGAATAATAAACGAACCTACAGCAGCAGCATTAGCTTATGGTATGGAGAAAAAGAAAGATGAAAAAATCGCAGTTTATGACTTGGGCGGTGGTACTTTCGATATATCTATACTTGAATTGGCTGACGGAGTATTTGAAGTAAAAAGTACAAATGGTGATACTCACTTGGGCGGTGATGACTTTGACCAAGCTATAATTAATTGGCTTATAGATGAGTTCAAAAAAGATACAGGCGTTGATTTGAATAATGATAAAATGGCTTTACAAAGATTAAAAGAAGCAGGCGAGAAAGCTAAAAAAGAACTTTCAAGCTCATTACAAACAGATATTAACTTGCCTTATCTTACAGCAGATGCATCAGGTCCTAAACACTTGAATGTATCTTTGACAAGAGCTAAATTTGAAGATTTAATCAGAGATTTGGTAGAAAAAACACGCATCCCATGTGAAAAAGCATTGAAAGATGCAGGACTTTCTATAGGCGATATAGATGAGGTAATACTTGTAGGAGGTTCTACAAGAATACCTATGGTTCAGGAAACTGTTAAAAACATATTTAATAAAGAACCAAACAAAAGCGTAAACCCAGATGAAGCAGTAGCAATGGGAGCAGCTGTACAAGGCGGTATTATTAAAGGTGATGTTAAAGATGTACTTCTTCTTGACGTTACTCCGCTTTCACTTGGTATTGAAACAGAAGGTTCAGTAATGACTGTTTTAATCAACAGAAACACTACTATACCTACAAACAAAAAACAAGTATTCTCTACAGCAGCAGACAATCAATCATCTGTAACTATCAGAGTATTACAAGGTGAAAGAAAAATGGCTAATGACAACAGAGAGCTTGGAAGATTTGACTTGGTAGGCATACCGCCTGCTCCAAGAGGAGTTCCTCAAATAGAAGTATCATTTGATATAGACGCAAACGGTATAGTACATGTTACAGCTAAAGATTTGGGTACTGGTAAAGAACAAAAAATAAGAATAGAATCTTCAAGCGGATTAAGCGAAGATGAAATAAACAGAATGGTTCAGGATGCTGAAAAACATGCTGAAGAAGATAAAAAGAAAAAAGAAGAAGTAGAAGCTAAAAACAATGCTGACCATATGATTTATCAGACAGAAAAATTATTAAAAGAAAACGGCGACAAATTACCTGCTTCTGACAAATCAGAAATTGAGTCAAAAATGAATGCTTTGAAATCAGCAGTAGAATCTAATAATACAGATAATATTAAAAGAGCTACAGACGATTTACAAGCAGCATGGAGCAAAGCTTCAGAAGCACTTTATAAACAAGCAGGTGCACAGCAAGGTCAGGCAGATGGAGGACAACAAGCACAGCAAAATAACAGCCAAGATTCAGGCAGAAAAGATGACGGCGTAGTTGATGCTGATTATGAGATAGTTGATGATAATAAATAATAAAATAGATAAAAAGTAAAAGTTGAATATATAAAGTCTAATGGGCGATTGGAAGTTAATTTTTTGAAAGTGTTGATTTTCAATCGCCTATATTTTTATGGAGTATATAAAATGATTGAATTATTAGAAGCCTCTAAAAATAATGATTTATAAACATTAAAAGCCTTAATAGAAAAAGGAGCTGATGTAAATTAATTATAATGTTACAGCTTTGATGTTGGCTTTAGAGAATGGGCATTTAGAAGTAGTAAAATATTTATTAGAAAACGGAGCCAATGTTAATTTAAAAAATATAACAGACGTTAGTGCTTTAATATTAGCTTCAATGGATAATCATTTAGAAATAGTAAAATATTTGCTAGATAAAGGAGCTGATATAAATGCCAAAGATAATTATGGTAAAACAGCTTTGATGTATGCTTCAGAAAAAGGTCATTCAGAAGTAGCTAAATTTTTAAAATCAAAAGGGGCTAAAAAATATATTTACAATTTTTGTTCTTTGACAATTTACCATAATACTAGTATAATAAACATACAATCATTTTAAAAGGCTAGTATGGAATATTCAGAGTATCTTGAAAAACTTAAAAAAGAAATTATCACTGTTGATAATATGAACAGAATAAATGACTGCTATATAAGGTATTTATTTTCAGAGAAAGGTAATGAGAGAATAATACTTAGTTTTATAAATTCTGTTATGAAAAATATGCATTTTAGAACTTTTGTAAAAGCTGAGATTCTTAATCCCTTTAACCTAAGCAAATATTTAGAATCTAAAGAGTCTGTGATGGATATAAGGTGTACCACTGACAGCGGAGAAGTTGTTATTATAGAGATACAGTCTCAGGGCAATATTGAGTTTATTTACAGAAGTTTATTTTATTGGGCTAATGGTTATGCTGTGATGTTAAATAAGGGCGATAATTATAATAATTTATGTCCAGTAATAAGCATTAATATTTTGAATTTTAATTTGATGTATGATATAAAGGATATTCATACATGTTATGTTTTGAAAGAGATTAAACATAATAGAATACTTACTAATCATTGTCAGCTTCATTATATAGAGCTTCCTAAATTTAATTTTAATTCAAGTTATGATGAAGCGGAGAAGAAATTTTTATCTTGGTTAAAATTTTTTAAGGGGGATAAAATGGAAAATTTATTGAAAGAAGATACTATATTTGAAGAGGTAAAATTAAAATCCGAATCATTTGTGCATACTAATCCTTTAATAGACAGCTATAGAAGAAAAGAGGCTGATGAATATTTTAATAAAAGAATGCTTGATTATGAATTAGCAGAGGCTGAGAGAAAAGGTATATCAAAGGGTATAGAGAAAGGTATAGAGAAAGGTATTGAAAAAGGTATTGAAAAAGGTATTGAAAAAGAAAAATATGTGTTAGCTAAAAATATGAAGAATGAAAATCTTGATATAAATTTAATAAGCAAAATAACTGGTTTAAGTACTGAAGAAATTTTAAAATTGTGATTTAATAATTATATATTTTTTATATGAACGAAATATTTGTAGAAGTATTTTGCAATAATGAGGAATCTTTTGATTATAGATATTATAAAAATGTTTCTAAAAATATTTTTTTGTGATATAATATTTGACAATAAAATTGAGGCGGTAAAGTGAAAAATAGTTTTATAGCTTTTATAAAAAGAAAAAATGAATCAATACACACAACAGAAACTATATATATAGCTTCTATACTTACTTTGGTAGGCGGATTTGTAGATGCTTATACATATATCACCAGAGACGGAGTATTTGCTTATGCTCAGACTGGTAATATGATATTTTTTGCTATGCATTTGGCTAAAAAAGAGTTTGCTATTACCATGCATTATTTGATACCTATTTTGGTTTTTATTATTGGAATCTGGACTGCTTTATATATAAAAAAAGTTTTAAATAAAAAAAAGTTAATGGAATTGGAGTACGTTATTATATTAATGGCGGCTGTTATACTTTTTATAGTTGGTTTTCTGCATAAAGGTATTTCAAACATTATAGTTGTAAGTGTTATATCATTTATGTCGGCTGCTTTAATGATAACTTTTAATAAGGTTGAAGGGCTTGCTTATGTTACTAATATGTGTACTGGTAATTTAAAATCAGCTTCAGATAATTTATTTAGATTTTTATTTAATAGAGATAGAGTAGGATTAAAGAACGGACTTATATATTTAACTATTCTTTTTTCATTTACTTTGGGAGCTTTTTTGGGAAGTTTTTTTACTAATATGTTTGGTATTAAATCTATATGGATTGCTTCAGGTTTATTATTTATTGTTGAGAGTTTAATGTTTTTTGATAATTAGACAATAATATAAGGATATATTTATTATGGATAAAGATTATTATGCAATACTTAATGTTAATATGTTTTCCAGTAATGAAAAAATAAAGAAATCTTATAGAGAATTAGCTATGAAATATCACCCAGACAGAAATGCTGGAGATGAAAAAGCTAATCGTATGTTTATAGATATAACAGAGGCCTATGAGGTTTTATCAGATAAAGAGAAGCGTATGCAGTATAATATTTTATATGTGGGTTCTAATAAATATGTTGTTGGGGCTTTAGCTGCAGCAGGGTTTGGACTAGGTCTGATATTAAGCAGAAGAAAAAAATGATTTTTATATTAATGATAATTTTAATAGAGGATATAATAAATGGCAGAAAAAAGAGATTATTATGAA from Brachyspira murdochii DSM 12563 encodes the following:
- a CDS encoding nucleotide exchange factor GrpE, coding for MEEEIKETNESGDKEDINKENNEELENNNEENKESSNEEAANDEVSELKKKVEELQQEASDMKNKYMYAMAEAENIRKRTAKEKTDAIKRANKGLLLSLLTFMDNFERALKAGEKDENIQGTEYYKGIELIHKQFIDFMHDNGVSEIESLGEEFDPNIHEALTMIEVPDLDKEKVVEVYAKGYKLNDELLRTAKVVVGKPPAAPKE
- a CDS encoding ankyrin repeat domain-containing protein — its product is MNYNVTALMLALENGHLEVVKYLLENGANVNLKNITDVSALILASMDNHLEIVKYLLDKGADINAKDNYGKTALMYASEKGHSEVAKFLKSKGAKKYIYNFCSLTIYHNTSIINIQSF
- a CDS encoding DnaJ domain-containing protein; translation: MDKDYYAILNVNMFSSNEKIKKSYRELAMKYHPDRNAGDEKANRMFIDITEAYEVLSDKEKRMQYNILYVGSNKYVVGALAAAGFGLGLILSRRKK
- a CDS encoding Rpn family recombination-promoting nuclease/putative transposase, encoding MEYSEYLEKLKKEIITVDNMNRINDCYIRYLFSEKGNERIILSFINSVMKNMHFRTFVKAEILNPFNLSKYLESKESVMDIRCTTDSGEVVIIEIQSQGNIEFIYRSLFYWANGYAVMLNKGDNYNNLCPVISINILNFNLMYDIKDIHTCYVLKEIKHNRILTNHCQLHYIELPKFNFNSSYDEAEKKFLSWLKFFKGDKMENLLKEDTIFEEVKLKSESFVHTNPLIDSYRRKEADEYFNKRMLDYELAEAERKGISKGIEKGIEKGIEKGIEKGIEKEKYVLAKNMKNENLDINLISKITGLSTEEILKL
- a CDS encoding YoaK family protein, which encodes MKNSFIAFIKRKNESIHTTETIYIASILTLVGGFVDAYTYITRDGVFAYAQTGNMIFFAMHLAKKEFAITMHYLIPILVFIIGIWTALYIKKVLNKKKLMELEYVIILMAAVILFIVGFLHKGISNIIVVSVISFMSAALMITFNKVEGLAYVTNMCTGNLKSASDNLFRFLFNRDRVGLKNGLIYLTILFSFTLGAFLGSFFTNMFGIKSIWIASGLLFIVESLMFFDN
- the dnaA gene encoding chromosomal replication initiator protein DnaA; translated protein: MEDIKQYWNEFLNIISEDDEFTAVALLKGSVFVAEEDNKAAIVCSGDFAATHIKKDFLGRIKKFFNDKCSNNIDIDVRVDADFVNEHLMPEEEYHEKSEKTDNNAEVSNTVKKEVSNNKSNLNDYFRFDNFIQGNNNRYVFEAAKYVSSNPGKEYNPFYVYGSVGIGKTHLLQAIGNSYLEANPNAKVLYIDGSGFRDEYVSCLQNKKPEVFKRKYKSLDMLLLDDLQLLESAQETSKELFEIFQALDSAAKQMVFVSDKPPKELRNIESRLKNRFEKSLILSIEPPQYETRLAIIERKLFDLHTSIDEEVMKYMAENITTDVRKIEGAIRAYLSVRDLMKITPDVEQCEKMGIFKDYFTNKPKLKNATVKEIKKMVADYYGIEMSSFESKDRTKFIAKARHVAIYLSCEYSKKSVTEIGLEFNRDHASIIHGRDKVKDELRSGSHLFSEINEIISNIS
- the dnaK gene encoding molecular chaperone DnaK, with the protein product MSKIIGIDLGTTNSCVSVMEGGKPVVITNSEGNRTTPSIVAFTNKGEVLVGQPAKNQMVTNPENTIFSIKRFMGNTYAEVSEERSRMPYTVIEDGGKVKIKTLEGNFTPQEISARILQKMKQTAEEYLGETVTDAIITVPAYFNDSQRQSTKDAGRIAGLNVLRIINEPTAAALAYGMEKKKDEKIAVYDLGGGTFDISILELADGVFEVKSTNGDTHLGGDDFDQAIINWLIDEFKKDTGVDLNNDKMALQRLKEAGEKAKKELSSSLQTDINLPYLTADASGPKHLNVSLTRAKFEDLIRDLVEKTRIPCEKALKDAGLSIGDIDEVILVGGSTRIPMVQETVKNIFNKEPNKSVNPDEAVAMGAAVQGGIIKGDVKDVLLLDVTPLSLGIETEGSVMTVLINRNTTIPTNKKQVFSTAADNQSSVTIRVLQGERKMANDNRELGRFDLVGIPPAPRGVPQIEVSFDIDANGIVHVTAKDLGTGKEQKIRIESSSGLSEDEINRMVQDAEKHAEEDKKKKEEVEAKNNADHMIYQTEKLLKENGDKLPASDKSEIESKMNALKSAVESNNTDNIKRATDDLQAAWSKASEALYKQAGAQQGQADGGQQAQQNNSQDSGRKDDGVVDADYEIVDDNK